In the genome of Synchiropus splendidus isolate RoL2022-P1 chromosome 13, RoL_Sspl_1.0, whole genome shotgun sequence, the window ttttcaacCGTAGAGATGGATAGATTTACTAACCTCAAGCTGGGAAACGAATGTAAAATGTCCTAGACATTAATAAAGGAACATACAATTCAATTAAACGCCATTTTTTATTCTCAACCCGTAGGTGTCTCTGATAAGCCTGATCGCAAACTCGCTTGGATATTCAGACTTTGCTGCCATCAAGTCCCTGAGGACGCTGCGGGCCTTGAGACCTCTGCGAGCTTTGTCCAGATTCGAAGGCATGCGGGTGAGAAAGATGCTCGGCGGTAATGTTCCGTTGATCCTGTGTTGAAAACCCCAgcagaaaatgttttcactccAATTACCTGACAGGACAGGAGGAAGAGAATTTGGCAGGCCAGCTGTTTAGCTGCTCAGAACACACTCTACATGTCAACCCTGGGAGACAGTGGGAGGTGGTTCATGGAGCCATCTGTCTTAGTATATCTGCTCAAAATATAGTCTTATAACCTTAAGAGACCTCTTGAGAATGCAACTGAGTTCATCTCTCATGATGACATAAGTACATGATGTAAAGTTACTCCATAAAATACCAGATATTTTTGGACAGCTATAGTAGGCATAAGCCTGACTTTAAAAAAGGGGTTGCAtctgagactcagagtggagTCAAGCTATTTCCCATAAACCTTAAGTTATTCTTTGACCCGACAGGTGGTCGTGAACGCTCTGATCGGAGCCATCCCCTCCATCATGAACGTGCTGCTTGTGTGCCTCATCTTCTGGCTCATCTTCAGTATCATGGGCGTCAACCTATTTGCCGGCAAGTTTGGGAAGTGTGTGAACAGAACCGGCTTCATCCACAACGTCtccatcatcaacaacaagtcGGACTGTCTCGCCATGAATGACACGCAGTTCTACTGGACCAAAGTCAAGGTTAACTTCGACAATGTGGGACTCGGCTACCTGTCTCTACTGCAAGTGGTGGGTTCAAGAAATGCCTAGATTCATTTTCAGTAAAAGTACTCAATAGAAAGGGATTGGGCATCATGAGGAAGGAAGAAGCTGGAGTTAGGAAAATGTCTAGACAAATAATAAAGACTAGTGGTGCATATTTATTCTTGTAAAATCTggaatttattttagttttattcatGCACTGACACCTGTCAAGCCCCATTCCAGCATTGTCAGTGTGAAATAGAAGATGACTCACCTTCTTAGTGCCTCAGTAGTGAAGGAGTTAGTCTACAAAAGCCGAATTTGCTAAATGTAAAGCTGTAGACAGACAGATTCATGTTTCAACAAACCTTCATGAAAGTATGCAGGAACACAGGAAGTTATGTTTTCTTCCTTGATCTGGACGTATATACTAATCAATGAACCTCACTAGATCAGTCTCAAGACCTTATACATGTGCATCTCTTCAGTGTGTCAGCGCACGGCTGAATTACTTCCGGCGGTTCAAGTCAAACATCACCATTCACCTCCGACAACATTTCACAGTTTAGACTTAATTTGGAGTATTAAATAATCCTTAACCACCCAGTGAACGCTTTTTTCAGGCGACGTTTAAAGGATGGATGGAAATAATGCACGCAGCAGTGGATTCAAGAGGAGTGAGTATAATTCCATCCCTGCCTAAATTTTAATCCCTTCACGCGCACTAACCAGCCCATTTGTTTGCAGGTGGAGGAGCAACCCATCAGGGAGATTAACCTCTATATGTACCTATACTTTGTcgtcttcatcatatttggctCCTTCTTCACCCTCAATCTCTTCATCGGCGTCATCATCGACAATTTCAACCAGCAGAAGAGAAAGATGAGTATCATCGATGGTCACATTAGGGATTAGTTTTTTAAACCCGCAGCAGATGGGGAGCGCAGCTCACTCCGTATAATCAGTGTCATGGATTCCATTTTTATTGTCTCTGCAAGTAGAGCTCAAAACAAATGTCTGTAAAATAAAGTAGTGTATTCTGGCCTCTACTTAGGGGGGCAGGATATTTTCAtgacggaagagcagaagaagtaTTACAACGCCATGAAGAAATTGGGGACCAAAAAGCCTCAGAAGCCGATCCCTCGTCCTGCGGTAACACAGCTGGCTGCGACGCACCTGCTCAAACATCGCCCTGATATTTTGAACCTTTCGTCTTACAGAACGTTCTCCAGGCGTTTCTTTTCGATCTGGTGTCCAAACAAGCGTtcgacatcatcatcatgatgctCATCATCGTCAACATGGTGACCATGATGGTGGAAACGGATGAGCAGTCCGACCGCATGGAATCCATCCTCAACAAGATCAACCTGGTCTTCATCGTGATCTTCACCACCGAGTGCATGATGAAGATCTTTGCTCTGCGTTGCTACTTTTTTACAGTCCCGTGGAACATCTTTGACTTTGTGGTGATAATTCTGTCTATTGTGGGTAAGAGAGCCAGATTTAGAAGAGACATTTCGGGTTAAGCTCTACCTTCTCTGATCACATTTCTTTCGTTACAGGCATCGTCCTCGCTGACATCATTGAAAAGTATTTTGTATCTCCGACTCTGTTTCGAGTGATCAGGCTGGCCAGGATCGGACGAGTCCTTCGACTGATACGTGCCGCTAAGGGAATACGGACGTTGCTGTTTGCCTTAATGATGTCCATGCCAGCCCTCTTCAACATCggcctcctgctcttcctggtCATGTTCATCTATGCGATCTTTGGGATGGCGAACTTTGCCTATGTGAAAAAACAGGACGGAATAGATGACATGTTTAACTTTGAGACTTTCGGAAACAGCATGATCTGCCTTTTCCAGATCAGCACCTCAGCCGGTTGGGACAACCTCTTGAGCCCGATAATGTCCGGCTCCCCGGACGAGTGCGACGTGAACTATGTCAACACTGGCACCAACACTCGGGGGAACTGTGGCAGTCCCTCAGTGGGCATCGCTTTCTTTGTGAGCTACATCATTATTTCCTTCCTCATTGTGGTGAATATGTACATAGCTATAATTTTGGAGAACTTCAGTGTGGCCACGGAGGAGAGCACAGAGCCGCTGAGCGAGGACGACTTTGAGATGTTTTATGAGGTGTGGGAGAAGTTTGATTCTGAGGCCACGCAGTTTATCGAGTTCTCAAAGCTGTCGAACTTTGCCGACACGCTGTCGGAACCGTTGCGTATCGCCAAGCCCAACAAGATCAAACTCATCTCCATGGATCTccccatggtcagtggggaccggatccactgcctggatattttGTTTGCCTTTACAAAGCGAGTTCTTGGAGAGTCTGGTGAGATGGACGCCCTCAAGCAGCAAATGGAAGAGAAGTTCATGGTGACGAACCCATCCAAGATCTCACACGAGCCCATCACATCCACACTAAGACACAAAATGGAAGAGGTGTCGGCCATCATCATTCAGAGATGCTATAGGAGGCATCTGGTGCGGCGGCAGATGAAGCAGGCGTCGTACCTCTATCGACAGATCAACTACGAGACGGAGGTGGATGTGGAGAATGCTCCAGAGACCGAGGGGCTGATCGCCTCCATGATACAGCACTACACCCCAGAGGGGGTGGAGCTCATGCAGACCACAGAGGCCACGTCCATGTCCTCACCACCTTCCTATGACAGCGTGACGAGGGCAGCCAGTGACCTCTCAGAAGTCATCCAGACAATCTCCAGAAACTCTAGACTGGATCCCAGTGAAAACTATGATGAAACATTTCTTTGAGATTTGACTGAGAGGAGCGTTTTggaatgattttattttgtattatgcACATTCAAAAGGTACAGATGATATTTTAAGAAGTACAGCTAGAGTCTAGCACCTTTCAATATATGTGCACCATCACTACATACAACTAAAAATTCTTCATCTGGGACCAAAATATCTGGTCCTAAAAACACTTAAACAATCTTGACAATAATCGAACTGCCACACTGTCCtctgattcatatttttataaaatattgaAGTCACATGATATTAAATGGTAATAAGAAGTATATTTTTAATATCTTGTGGAAGCAGTTTACTGAAGCAAACCATTAAGAACAGTTAAAATTATGCATTTTACATACTATGTTTGTGATTCAATATGGCAGATTAAATATCACAAGATGTTATCAGGCAAAGAAGGCGTtataatgttgaaaataaatgaattatttcaatTGCTGTTGAGAACTGATCTGAAACAATCCCCCTGGTGATTTATGGTGGCATAAGAAATAATTTGTAAGTTgtaaacatcttcattttaaagGACTTCCTACTCCTTTAAATCCACACCTTCTTGCTGGCTTCATGCCACTTCAGGCTCTTAAAAATAACCCTTTatatgctgatttttttttacatcagaaGGCAGTGTGGCCAGTAAAATAGTTCATAAAATGGCAGAATTTAAACTTTCTTCCCAGTTAATATTTGAATAACACAGACTACAGGTTGTGTGTTTTAATAATCCTGATTTATGTGCCTACTATTGATCGTCCGCACACTTTTCTCATTCTTATTTGACCCGATGGATGTGGTCTGGAAGGGCACGGGCGCACTAAAATTGCATTTTGTAAGGATGTTTGaggatgtaaaaatgtatttttaactaTTTTTTGTAATGTATTTATATAAAGGGGCAGCCATAACGACATGATCAGATCATATCAACGTTCTGTGTTTGCTTTTATATCAGACTTTCCTTGAGAACCTGATTGTCTGTACTGCTTTTAGGCCAATCATGAATGTCTTTATTAAACCTCAAAgaatcacatttgtttgtcattaAATCTTTGAGAGTTGTTCTGGGAGTTGAACCATAATGCATCATTTGGATTGATTTAGCCGACAGAGTAAATAGAACAGCAGCGTTGTGCTAAacaaagtaattaaaaaaaacaaaaatcaatatATAGTTCGGTTCTCTCGGTATAACCTTGAAAAACGTCCTCCCTGCTCACTTCAAGTGGAGTTTAGTGCAGGCGCTAAAGCTTTTCACCTGTAAATTTCTCCTCATTGACTGAAGAGAGCGGTGACTTAAACTTTTCCTTTCACTGAGAGCCAAAATTGACTTGTCTCAGCTGTCCATGCAGAGCTCTAGCGCTTCTCTAATTTCACATGATGGAGCAGTTAGCTGATTTGACCTCATTACATCGCAGGGTGCTTTTAAatctgtgtgaaaaaaaaaaagcaggacagATGTGCTCAGACCACTGAGTCTACATGGCTGTCTGTCCTTGTCAGCGTCAGTGTGCCCTTTAGCGCTCAAAACTGTTCGCAATGCCACAACAATGGAACAGGTTGCAACTGAGAATCAATGGGACGCGCACAGAAAAAGAAGCCCCTCACGTATGACTGACGCCAACAAATCCGCTGGAGCACCAGGTGTGGTCATCGTGATTTAGCTTCTGTCTTAAAACTTGTCGCAATTTTGTAAAAAAGAATCACCAAGAGTGCCAATTTGGATTCATCCCCAAAGAGATTTCCTCTCCCTGGTTGTCGGGTGGTCAAATCCAACTCGGACCAGCTGGGATGGAGGGATAATCTttgtgtagagaaaaaaatatcGCTTGTTTTaattacacacacaccagcacgcACTCCTccgctttctctctctgtccctctcacacactcacactccacACACATATACAGGAGCAGACCCGCAACCAGCCCGTCCACACAATCTCATGACAGACAGATGTGTACTGCACATTTAATTTGAGTTTTTGCGCAAAATTACCACGAATGATGTGACATGACTCAGTAATTGATCTAATTGTTGAACATGTGGCGGAGATTAGCGcttaaaaatgattaaaaaagcACTTTGTTTAATTACAGGTCGCCGCACAAGACAGTGTCATCAACAAACGTTCGTATATTGCAGACTGAAGTAGCCGAAACTTTTGATGACTCACCTTTTCTCAACCAAACACTGAGACACTAAAACACTGAGAATGATCTAATCTTAGATCCAGGAGCTATTTACCATCCAGCCAACTCTAATATTCAGCGTCAAATGTGCTTATATTATCACCTGTCAGACTCAATTTTCATCTGTAACACATTAATACAttaagaaatgaaaacacattatcACTATTTACAGCTCGGACCTAGCTAAACAGAGCCTGGCGGTCGATGCAAACTAGCTAAGCTGTGAAGAATCTAATGTTTTAAACATTCAACAGAAGAGATTATGTCAGTTAAATAATTCAAGTCATGAatgcagattttatttattctttgaaAACCTTCAACCAACACCTTCAACAACAATTATACATAAGAACTACATTATCTTCTTTTACCTCCCAATACTGAattcaaatgtatgtataatatataaatatgtgtatacaaaatatttatgtatttataattAAAACGTATTTAAAGATTGTGAACAACGAATATCTGCATTATAAATAattgttacattttaaaatgtataatcTATTTCATGATACTTTGCGATCATTTCGTTCAATAGCAAGGAATTTAAAATAAGTAAACGACTGCATATAGAGTTGAATTTACAAATTGCTTTTACGTGACATCTAGTGGACGATTGTGTAACAACAAGCGGCGACTTCAATCTCTAACTGAGGAACTTAAACCCTAACAAAACTAAACGACAGCTCAAATTAAATCATTGAAACTTTGTTTCTACAGTCTTGTTTTTACAGACTAGTCTGGAAACCGGCTTAGGAAATAATGAGCATCAgactttaagaaaaaaaaaaaagatcctttgCAGTTTTTTTCCAGAGCTATATTACTTGAAATGCAGTTTTAACCTGACATACTTACGGTAACATGTCCAACTGATGAAAAGTGCGTTGCTGCGGTGTGCCATCGTCATACGCCGTGAAGCAAAACAAGCCTCCCCGTGCCAAGCGCACCTCCGACGCAGTCACCGCCCCTCGCCagcaacgcgttttcaggaaGAAGTTGGCGCCAGAAGCCCTGCTTGCTATTAGCTCTCGGGCTAACTGTAACAATGACATATGTCCTACTATAATTTTTTTGGACTCGTGTCACTGTAAAATAACTCCAACATGAGTGAAATGGGTATGTATATGGCTTCCACATGAATATAAGGCATGTGCTTTAGCCTTTTAATGCTCTTTCCAGTTAGCAATATCGATGGCTTAGCCTGCGCTCACCAGGCCTCGACTAATACCTGGAACAAGAATTGTTGTCCGCTTGGTTTCACATTCAATATCAGCGGCCTTGTTGCTAAAATCTTGgctaacacaaacacaatccGTTGATTTAAATGCTTTATGTAGACTATACAGAAAGGGTGTCGGAATTGTTTAGCTGACGCTTAACCGCAGCTTTGTACGTCACATTGCAAATTTTGCTCAGGTCAGATCTACTTTTATTCGATTCCTGTCGTTAATTTTGTCTTGGTTTTGCATTGAACACATGAGTGCGTCTAAATAGCACGTACTGTACCGTAGAACTGGACGATAAACGTGTGTATGCGATGCCGTCTGTGTGACATTATTGAACATCTCTGCAGAGTTCAGCGTCCCCCTGTCATCCCTGGCTCTCCTGGTCCCTCCTCTCAGGCTGATGTCTGCAGTGATGTGGGAAGTGGTACGACAGAGAAACACGAACCACTACGGAAAACTGGAGGAGTTCGTTTCCATGGTTACAGATGCTGTACCTGATCTGATGAGTAAAAGAGAGGGAAGGCTGCTCTCACTGGGTCTGAGGGCAAGGGTACGTCTTTCTTTAGGATATAGGAATATGATGAGGGAAacatcacttgttttttttttttttttatccgtcTTAGTGGGAATAAGTAGTGAAAAACCATAATATGAGTGGAGACTGGAGGGAAGTTGGAAGAAGAGGCCgggtgtttaaataaaatatacagtggtaacTTGGTTTTCGCACATCCCAGAATTCTaacaaatcggaattcaaacaaaaatttagagatttttttgcttcggatttcgaacaaaaatccagaactcgaacgccccctaaaaagccggaaaaaacatgagcactccagggtttgatgtcctgttgtcggtgagtgttacttggtttatgactttgtcacagccaaactgcacagaagcgcacattcagagctggacacgcaccgggcacctcttcacttctggagagacgtcactcactcagcaacctcccacatgcagcggtcacacacatagacgaacagcgcacctgcagcagacactctacattcactcctacaaaagcctattttaaggcttggaacgcattatttctttttccattcattgtaatgggaaaaatcgattcagatttcgaacaaaccgcttctcgaacggccgtctggaacggattggagtagagaaccgaggtaccactgtattctaCTGCCAGGCACGTTTTCTTTATGGATAAAAGCTAGTAAGAAATGTTggtcatatttaaatataattggATTTGTGTTATGACAACTAGGGTTCATATTGTATTATTGGACTTGGTGTGTAGCCCTGAAACTGAAACCTaccagtgatttaaaaaaagaaaaagccacCCCTGAACAATGCACGATGAGAGTATGTCCGGTAAAATGTCTTGTTTCTTTTAAGACCACCTTGGAGCTGCTACGCTCGGAGCACCCTGAAGACCTCAAGGCTGTGGAGACTCACCTGAATAGAATCAGGACTTCCTGCATTGAGGAGGcaagttttggtttctgctCTTTTAAACTTACTATTGCAGTTCATATTTTGTGAACTTGTTTTTGACCTTCCTAGGCGAATGAGCTCGATCTTGAGGCACCAGAGGCCAACTTTATGAAGTTGGTCCAGGGTCTCATTGAGGACACAGATGGAAGGGAACATTTTCTTAAGGTAAAATAGTTTATTTACCTGAATTGATACTAGTGAGTTGTGGTACAACTTTGTTATGATCACCTGTGAAAACAGCTGCTCATTTACTAACAATTTTTAAGCATATTTTCCATCATGCATTTTTAGCATTTGGTCAGTGTTCGGTTTATgctcagtctggtgctgcttgtttcatgttttgcggattcatttaataattcatCTGTGGTTGAAATGAATTCTCTGGATTGCTTCACCAACAGAATGTCTTTCCTGTCGAGTATGGCCCTGACTTTGACACAGCACTGGAGACGCTGGTGTGCGAGTTCTTCTCTCGGCTGGAGGAGCTGCTTCCTATACCAGACTTCAAACAGGTTCGCCGAATAGCTCGCTCTCTTACATCACCTGTTTAGATCAATTCAACTCTGTTagattttcttcatttaaattgTCAAGCCGGCAAATTTCAAATTAAGTTTTACTGTGTGCCCCTGTATGTTCTATATTATCACTTTCATCGAAAATAACTTCTCTTCTATAGACTGCATCCTGGATAAGTGCTGCCCCCTCTGTCTTGGAAGAGTACATGCAGTGTGTCTCAAATGGCGATGACCTCAAGTTACTTCTCCAGAGCAAGCAGTGTCATGGAAAGTTGGCTAAGACCAGTGTTGGTATGTATTTACTGAAGACAAATGTCGACAGTCATGGACTGATTCCTAAATTGTCTTCCTCTCTTATTCCCCTCAAACAGCTCAGTTCCCATCAGATGATCTTCTCATTTCCTCTTTGTCTCTCCCTCCATCGCTGGAAGTTGCCATCACCTCTCATACCAGTGGCtgtgatgatgaaaataatgtcGTTCCTCAGATTGTCATGTTCGATGAGGAGCTGTCTACGCATCCGTCTACTTCAGCCGACTTTCCCGACTCTCCTAAACAGCCTGAGATGTCTCCTCCTCGTCGGCGACAGCAGCAGGGAGTCCATAAATGCCCTGACTGTGACAAATGCTTCAAGCATCACTCTGTCCTTATCGAGCACCAGCGGCTTCACAGTGGCCTGCAGCCTTACAACTGCTCCGAGTGTGGCAGAGCTTTCAGAACCGCCACCCTGCTCGCTGGGCACAGGCTGCGCAAGTGCAAAAATGCTGCTTACCTGTGCATCAAGTGCGGCAACAGCTTTCCCACGTCTCTGGACAAATTTCGTCATCACTGCCCGAAACGGGGCCGTAGCTATGAATGCAGGCATTGCAGGAAGACTTTCCAAAAGTCCAGCAGCCTGAAAGAACATCTACTGACACACTCGCAGAGCCGCCTGTTTAAGTGCAGCCATTGTGGCCTTGGGTTTTCAGGCATCGGTGACTTGAAGTATCATCAGCAAGTGGATCATGATAAGCCCTATCAATGTAAGGATTGTGGGAAGAGCTTTATCTCCTCCAAGAGTCTGACTAAACATCAACAACGCCATGAAGAGCTCAGAGAAATGGAGACGGTGAAGATGATGAGTGGAGGAA includes:
- the LOC128769371 gene encoding zinc finger protein 420-like, which gives rise to MSEMEFSVPLSSLALLVPPLRLMSAVMWEVVRQRNTNHYGKLEEFVSMVTDAVPDLMSKREGRLLSLGLRARTTLELLRSEHPEDLKAVETHLNRIRTSCIEEANELDLEAPEANFMKLVQGLIEDTDGREHFLKNVFPVEYGPDFDTALETLVCEFFSRLEELLPIPDFKQTASWISAAPSVLEEYMQCVSNGDDLKLLLQSKQCHGKLAKTSVAQFPSDDLLISSLSLPPSLEVAITSHTSGCDDENNVVPQIVMFDEELSTHPSTSADFPDSPKQPEMSPPRRRQQQGVHKCPDCDKCFKHHSVLIEHQRLHSGLQPYNCSECGRAFRTATLLAGHRLRKCKNAAYLCIKCGNSFPTSLDKFRHHCPKRGRSYECRHCRKTFQKSSSLKEHLLTHSQSRLFKCSHCGLGFSGIGDLKYHQQVDHDKPYQCKDCGKSFISSKSLTKHQQRHEELREMETVKMMSGGKHGKSGSSHRSASASMSSRKVSVKAVYTRGRVTHNCPLCGRSFKYRFEFLEHQRFHTATKPYRCSQCGKAFRTEAHLSGHRKRKCKNAAHVCTKCGSQFRSLHERVRHQCVQLLTKYQCSHCGKTFKMAHQLRNHQMTEHQLPYSPNHRFRCRYCDATFPGISELKYHQRVDHEKPYQCQECGKCFLSEKCLSNHELRHNDDRPESCLVCGRGFRNRYDLKQHMRTHTGERPYQCTHCSQCFSTAGGLRSHTRVHTGEKPHVCPDCGKAFSQMGAMRTHRLTHTGERPFKCTVCGKGFTMAHKVTVHMRVHTGERPYVCSQCGKAFSDGSVLKQHMLNHSGVRPFHCQICPKTYTCLNHLRRHLKSHSNMTINVKWTDSR